One region of Acidobacteriota bacterium genomic DNA includes:
- the msrB gene encoding peptide-methionine (R)-S-oxide reductase MsrB translates to MVLDEQGALSGPVESPRVVKSDAEWRALLTPEQFAIARGKGTERAFCGLYNARKEPGLYLCVCCGLPLFASDAKFDSGTGWPSFFRPVHEGNVVTEPDASFGMVRTEILCARCDAHLGHVFPDGPPPTGLRYCLNSASLVFRPR, encoded by the coding sequence ATGGTCCTTGACGAGCAAGGGGCCCTCTCCGGGCCCGTGGAGTCGCCGCGGGTGGTGAAGTCCGACGCCGAGTGGCGGGCCCTTCTCACGCCGGAGCAGTTCGCCATCGCCCGGGGGAAGGGGACCGAGAGGGCCTTCTGCGGCCTCTACAACGCCAGGAAGGAGCCCGGCCTCTACCTCTGCGTCTGCTGCGGACTGCCCCTCTTCGCCTCGGACGCCAAGTTCGATTCGGGCACGGGGTGGCCGAGCTTCTTCCGTCCCGTCCACGAGGGCAACGTGGTCACGGAACCCGACGCCTCCTTCGGGATGGTGCGCACCGAGATCCTCTGCGCCCGGTGCGACGCCCACCTGGGCCACGTCTTTCCCGACGGGCCTCCTCCCACGGGCCTGCGCTACTGCCTCAACTCCGCCTCCCTCGTCTTCCGGCCCCGGTGA